The proteins below come from a single Lonchura striata isolate bLonStr1 chromosome 10, bLonStr1.mat, whole genome shotgun sequence genomic window:
- the P2RY1 gene encoding P2Y purinoceptor 1, producing MTEVLLSAALNGTEPNLLSSGGWSAGNVTTKCSLTKTGFQFYYLPTVYILVFITGFLGNSVAIWMFVFHMRPWSGISVYMFNLALADFLYVLTLPALIFYYFNKTDWIFGDVMCKLQRFIFHVNLYGSILFLTCISVHRYTGVVHPLKSLGRLKKKNAVYISSLVWVLVVAAISPILFYSGTGIRKNKTTTCYDTTADDYLRSYFIYSMCTTVLMFCIPFIVILGCYGLIVKALIYKDLDNTPLRRKSIYLVIIVLTVFAVSYLPFHVMKTLNLRARVDFQTPDMCAFNDKVYATYQVTRGLASLNSCVDPILYFLAGDTFRRRLSRATRKSSRRSEHNVQSKSEDMTLNILSEYKQNGDTSL from the coding sequence ATGACCGAAGtccttctctctgctgctctgaacgGAACTGAACCCAACCTGTTATCCAGCGGCGGCTGGTCTGCGGGAAACGTCACCACCAAGTGCTCCCTGACCAAAACCGGCTTCCAGTTCTATTACCTGCCCACCGTCTACATTCTGGTCTTCATCACTGGGTTTTTGGGCAACAGCGTGGCTATCTGGATGTTTGTCTTCCACATGAGGCCTTGGAGTGGAATCTCGGTTTACATGTTCAACTTGGCACTAGCCGATTTCTTGTATGTTTTGACTCTGCCCGCCCTCATCTTTTACTACTTCAACAAAACAGACTGGATCTTCGGAGATGTCATGTGCAAGCTGCAGAGGTTCATCTTCCACGTGAACCTGTACGGCAGCATCCTGTTTCTGACCTGCATAAGCGTGCACAGGTACACGGGAGTGGTGCACCCCCTGAAGTCGCTGGGGAGGCTGAAGAAGAAGAACGCGGTGTACATCAGCAGCCTGGTCTGGGTCCTTGTGGTGGCCGCGATTTCTCCCATTCTCTTCTACTCGGGAACCgggataaggaaaaataaaaccacaacgTGCTACGACACAACGGCTGATGATTACCTGAGAAGTTACTTCATTTACAGCATGTGCACCACCGTGCTGATGTTCTGCATCCCCTTCATAGTGATTCTTGGTTGCTATGGGCTCATCGTGAAAGCTTTGATTTACAAGGATTTGGACAATACTCCTCTCAGGAGAAAATCCATTTACCTGGTCATTATTGTGTTGACGGTTTTTGCAGTGTCTTACCTTCCCTTCCACGTGATGAAGACCTTAAATCTAAGGGCCAGGGTGGATTTTCAAACCCCAGATATGTGTGCCTTCAACGATAAGGTTTATGCCACTTACCAAGTGACGAGGGGCCTGGCCAGCCTCAACAGCTGCGTTGACCCCATCCTTTACTTCCTGGCAGGTGACACCTTCCGAAGGCGCCTTTCCAGGGCCACCAGGAAATCATCCAGAAGGAGCGAGCACAACGTGCAGTCCAAAAGCGAGGACATGACTCTCAATATTTTATCAGAGTATAAACAGAACGGGGATACCAGTTTGTGA